From one Colletotrichum destructivum chromosome 3, complete sequence genomic stretch:
- a CDS encoding Putative glycosyltransferase, DXD sugar-binding, nucleotide-diphospho-sugar transferase yields the protein MLKTLQYARLRRSRHTLLCVGILGLITFLWSCRLLLYTTWTLVSLPFTWGHDESKFLISDENDGFDVVFANYSRVQQTAGPSYEDKIPPILHHIILGNPKAARTWQHARQSCLDMHPGWESHLWTDDKAAQFVAEKFPQLKEMWDDYRHPVQRVDALRYLLLHEYGGVVLDMDLRCRRALGPLRRFDFVAPAAHPIGVSNGFMMASKNNEFLKDIILSLKTYNRWWFGLAYPTVMFSTGCHFASTIHSLQRNRTAIKVLAGPKGNPNLHRLNGAVSTPLFDHLGSSSWHSFDAAFIVSLGRLTKHQIFFLSIGNIAIVVLLRRLCVCRRLRSCAHQSENGMKAADV from the exons ATGCTAAAAACACTGCAATACGCTCGACTTCGGCGCTCTCGTCATACTTTACTCTGTGTTGGCATCCTTGGTCTCATCACTTTTCTGTGGTCATGCCGACTACTTCTTTATACCACGTGGACACTTGTCTCTCTTCCATTCACTTGGGGCCACGACGAAAGCAAATTCTTAATCTCCGACGAAAACGATGGCTTCGATGTTGTTTTTGCCAACTACAGCCGTGTGCAGCAGACTGCCGGCCCTTCTTATGAAGACAAGATCCCCCCCATCCTCCATCACATAATTTTAGGCAATCCGAAGGCGGCAAGAACATGGCAACACGCGCGGCAAAGCTGTCTGGACATGCATCCTGGTTGGGAATCACACTTGTGGACCGATGACAAGGCTGCCCAATTCGTTGCCGAGAAGTTCCCTCAGCTTAAAGAGATGTGGGATGACTACCGGCATCCTGTCCAAAGAGTTGATGCACTTAGGTATCTTTTACTCCATGAATATGGAG GTGTTGTGCTAGACATGGACTTGAGATGCCGGCGGGCCTTGGGCCCATTAAGACGATTCGACTTCGTTGCTCCGGCTGCACATCCAATAGGGGTTTCAAACGGATTCATGATGGCGAGCAAGAACAACGAGTTCCTCAAAGATATCATACTGAGCCTTAAGACATATAACCGTTGGTGGTTTGGATTAGCATATCCAACAGTCATGTTTAGCACCGGCTGCCACTTTGCTTC TACTATACACTCTTTGCAGCGTAACAGGACAGCCATAAAGGTGCTGGCAGGTCCCAAAGGAAACCCAAACCTTCACCGTCTAAACGGTGCAGTTTCGACGCCTTTATTCGACCACCTCGGAAGCTCATCTTGGCACTCTTTTGACGCTGCTTTCATCGTCTCACTGGGTCGTTTGACTAAGCACCAAATTTTCTTCCTATCGATTGGTAACATCGCTATTGTAGTGTTACTGAGAAGGTTATGTGTATGCCGTAGACTTAGATCTTGTGCTCACCAGAGTGAGAACGGCATGAAAGCTGCTGATGTATAA
- a CDS encoding Putative peptidase S8/S53 domain, peptidase S8, subtilisin, Ser-active, translating to MDKSAISTFKQVIVDRLAEDIIIVTSSNNKKAVSSLFSYNTTFLHFNLPCYTLTNKYKGSRSDKVSDYPALFGKTTDIIVVGAVEDRGTRATYSLGTGKELTTSAPGRVKCASGDSSGSQRSFGTSLAAPAVAGVIAVWLSQDEYRTRLQVSGKVATNVKAMVKSLSYPRIRRGPPVIWNGIDPRRFAPPPKPQWSKKPQGFQRVYERDNTTLSSGAWTSV from the exons ATGGATAAATCCGCTATTTCGACCTTTAAACAAGTTATTGTCGACCGCTTAGCTGAAGACATTATTATTGTTACATCGTCAAACAATAAGAAGGCAGTAAGCTCCCTGTTTTCTTATAACACTACCTTCCTACACTTTAACTTACCCTGTTACACCCTAACTAACAAATACAAGGGGTCAAGATCAGACAAGGTGTCAGACTACCCAGCCCTCTTTGGCAAGACAACAGACATCATTGTTGTTGGCGCTGTTGAAGACAGGGGCACCCGCGCCACATATTCTCTAGGCACCGGCAAAGAGCTAACCACATCAGCCCCGGGCCGCGTCAAATGCGCCTCGGGAGATTCTAGCGGCTCGCAGCGGAGCTTTGGCACTTCCTTGG CCGCCCCCGCTGTCGCAggcgtcatcgccgtctgGCTCTCCCAGGACGAATACCGTACCCGGCTCCAGGTTTCCGGCAAGGTCGCTACCAACGTCAAGGCCATGGTCAAGTCCCTCTCATACCCGCGCATCAGGCGTGGGCCGCCCGTAATCTGGAACGGCATCGACCCGCGCCGCTTCGCCCCGCCCCCCAAGCCCCAATGGAGCAAGAAGCCACAGGGCTTCCAGCGCGTCTACGAACGGGACAAT ACAACATTGAGCAGTGGTGCCTGGACAAGTGTATAG
- a CDS encoding Putative peptidase S8/S53 domain-containing protein, translated as MHLRSLLWCVAMLHLRNGVLSHLYHGEWQDTVHKRSYLFAGRQLFSNTKRLASTTQPHLMLPDPAKPKASAPNSTYSALSSASFTVAPTQYIILAAQDATREQIQYIKKILLINTLPEFVEEVTSKRTGLVVFFIAAISSSQADAIAMLPGVSSVAPDVRLKEDQPLSLAPLPLTSRQAPTKGSHGSPQTILQDPADIRLQPGAAEELKVISQPPGSWRDELPGFGYASEAGKGVTIYVIDSGANSKHPEWTSMTGSKDFMYVASAVQEETDSRNHGSCVASKATGLKYGTAKEANIVMVKLPEEWTLSAITKALVMISNDVTQKGIRGKAVINMSFRNCKYSEVLP; from the exons ATGCACTTACGCAGCCTCCTCTGGTGTGTTGCTATGCTCCACTTACGCAATGGAGTTTTATCCCACCTCTACCATGGCGAATGGCAGGATACAGTACATAAGAGAAGCTACCTCTTTGCTGGTCGACAGCTGTTTTCTAACACCAAGAGACTGGCAAGCACTACGCAACCTCACCTAATGCTGCCAGACCCAGCCAAGCCTAAGGCGTCCGCTCCCAACTCTACATACTCAGCCTTATCGTCTGCCTCATTCACTGTAGCGCCTACCCAGTACATTATCCTCGCAGCACAGgacgctactagggaacaGATTCAGTACATTAAGAAAATTCTTTTAATAAACACCTTGCCAGAGTTTGTTGAAGAGGTTACTAGCAAACGCACCGGCCTAGTCGTCTTCTTTATAGCAGCTATCAGCTCCTCCCAGGCCGACGCCATAGCAATGCTTCCTGGT GTCAGCAGCGTGGCACCTGACGTGAGGCTTAAGGAAGACCAGCCTCTATCGTTAGCGCCGCTGCCTTTGACGTCTCGCCAAGCCCCAACCAAGGGCTCGCACGGCTCGCCACAGACGATCCTCCAGGACCCGGCCGACATCCGCCTTCAGCCCGGCGCCGCTGAAGAACTTAAGGTCATCTCGCAGCCCCCTGGCTCGTGGCGAGATGAGCTCCCTGGGTTTGGATACGCCTCTGAAGCAGGCAAAGGCGTAACGATCTACGTTATAGACAGCGGCGCCAACTCTAAGCATCCG GAATGGACTAGTATGACAGGGAGTAAGGACTTTATGTACGTTGCCAGCGCTGTGCAGGAGGAAACAGATTCTAGAAACCACGGCTCCTGCGTGGCTTCCAAGGCGACAGGCCTAAAGTACGGCACTGCCAAGGAAGCCAACATAGTTATGGTTAAACTGCCTGAAGAGTGGACATTATCGGCTATTACTAAGGCGCTGGTGATGATCAGCAATGACGTTACCCAGAAGGGTATCAGGGGAAAAGCTGTAATCAACATGTCTTTTCGGAATTGTAAGTATTCTGAAGTCCTTCCCTAG
- a CDS encoding Putative phosphopantetheine binding ACP domain, alpha/Beta hydrolase, ACP-like superfamily yields the protein MPRAAAPRHSDLHSGGWDGNTCMKWILARPLQPTCMRAASSASSLIIADIGIDSLLMTSVANGIRAGLGVQIPLLALMETQTVDELTTIFALESPFHGMDNIPDCSMQQYCSFFVDAIHRVQPTGLYMLGGWSISGGFAYDLCTPSPLRFDGTGGTKVSLDLVWSAQGDFSLFSAKVLRSELE from the exons ATGCCACGTGCTGCGGCTCCGCGGCACTCCGATCTGCATAGTGGCGGTTGGGACGGCAACACTTGCATGAAGTGGATCCTTGCTAGGCCGCTACAGCCTACTTGCATGCGAGCGGCTTCTTCAGCCTCTAGCCTAATTATCGCAGACATTGGGATCGACTCGCTGTTAATGACGTCTGTTGCTAACGGCATacgcgccggcctcggcgtgcAGATCCCGTTGCTGGCGCTGATGGAGACGCAAACCGTAGATGAG CTCACCACCATCTTCGCCCTTGAATCGCCGTTCCACGGCATGGACAACATTCCCGACTGCTCCATGCAGCAGTACTGCTCCTTCTTCGTGGACGCCATCCACCGCGTCCAACCCACGGGTCTCTACATGCTCGGCGGCTGGTCCATCAGCGGGGGTTTTGCCTATGA CTTATGTACTCCTTCGCCTCTCCGTTTTGATGGAACTGGCGGGACCAAAGTGTCCTTGGACCTCGTCTGGTCTGCTCAGGGCGACTTTtcgctcttctcggccaAGGTTTTGCGGTCCGAGCTAGAATGA
- a CDS encoding Putative alpha/Beta hydrolase has translation MMSKQTPWIISLLFTSILPETAATVLEPRWVHFESDGISLAGHLYVPDTNSTGTAAVRRPAIVVGHPRGGVKEQTAGLYAREIAEQSGFITLAFDAAYQGESGGLPRYLEDPYQRANDVRNAVTYLSTLPIVDAENIGALGVCASGGYVPFAAQTDKRIKAVATVSAVDLGTLNAEGFGSYGGPFLPTLNGLLAEAGRQRTAEGLGSPPNQTRVVPHTPADVTSNLPVFYQEAHDYYRTPRGQAKTSPNLNLWRSVELLSTYRSYTFMQLISPRPLLMIAGGAADTLYFSEHAIEQAEEPKELYIIPNMTHIDLYDHTTQSTPKLVDFFRSHLRSSNNSISAQRRS, from the coding sequence ATGATGTCCAAGCAAACTCCCTGGATAATCTCTTTACTCTTTACCTCTATCCTTCCTGAAACTGCAGCAACAGTTTTGGAGCCACGATGGGTTCACTTCGAGAGTGATGGCATATCTCTCGCGGGCCATCTCTACGTCCCGGACACGAACTCGACAGGCACGGCTGCGGTCAGACGTCCCGCGATCGTGGTTGGGCACCCACGGGGTGGTGTCAAAGAGCAGACTGCCGGATTATACGCTCGTGAGATTGCGGAGCAGAGCGGATTCATTACTCTCGCATTTGACGCAGCCTACCAAGGAGAGAGCGGAGGCCTCCCCCGCTACCTCGAGGATCCTTACCAGCGTGCGAACGACGTCAGGAACGCTGTAACATACTTGTCAACGCTTCCAATTGTTGATGCGGAAAACATTGGGGCATTAGGCGTTTGCGCCTCTGGGGGTTACGTTCCCTTTGCCGCGCAGACAGACAAGCGTATCAAGGCTGTTGCCACTGTCAGCGCCGTAGACCTGGGAACGCTGAACGCCGAAGGCTTCGGAAGCTACGGTGGTCCTTTTTTACCAACATTGAACGGACTTTTGGCCGAGGCAGGCCGCCAACGTACCGCCGAGGGGCTGGGTTCGCCCCCCAATCAAACCCGTGTTGTACCGCACACACCGGCAGACGTTACATCTAACTTGCCTGTCTTCTATCAAGAGGCCCACGACTACTACAGAACGCCCCGAGGTCAGGCCAAGACGTCGCCTAACTTGAACTTGTGGCGAAGCGTCGAGCTGCTGTCGACATACCGATCATACACTTTTATGCAGCTGATTTCGCCTAGGCCTTTGTTGATGATTGCTGGAGGGGCAGCAGACACGTTATACTTCAGCGAACACGCAATAGAGCAAGCCGAAGAGCCCAAGGAGCTTTACATTATACCGAACATGACACACATCGATCTCTACGACCATACTACGCAAAGTACTCCAAAGCTAGTGGACTTCTTTAGAAGTCACCTACGGTCTTCTAATAACAGTATTTCTGCGCAGAGACGTTCTTAA
- a CDS encoding Putative peptidase S10, serine carboxypeptidase, alpha/Beta hydrolase — protein MRASFSCLAAAFLAPLVSGQFVAQPTDLKTVKGPAGVTVRFKQVPNGICETNDKVKSFAGYVDVSPTQHMYFYLFEARQNAAAAPMTVRLDGGPGASSMNGLFGEIGPCTINAKGKVVDNPLSWSGVSNLLFVDQPATVGFSYTTLVNGTVNPKTAEIIPQQCTLADPRCGTYSSMDISLTPNSTTEAAKVFYQVMQGIMGAFPQYTSNGVHITGQSYGGHYAPIFASYITQQNQLKAPGTLPIPLKSISIEDGFMDTRVQFGAYYNYSVSPGNPYDIKPFNDTLQQQLFTNMFGPGGCQDRQTACNSKPADKICADADAFCVDKVEDFWDINARRAENDIRYLLPYPFPAPFFIAYLNRADIQAAIGASNNFTQASVQTSMAFSSTGDDSRTGELVTKSMASLLQQGITVALFTGDADYDSNMIGAQIVAANVGAANWASAGFVNLTANSDGQIPGEVKQADGFSFTRLFFAGHLSAFNQPEAALRIQERVIKGVDIATGMTSMAFGKNLITKGPLESTFKEGSATVQTQVVPKGATYDPHTHLPVLPKLAAEQELEVHPLVGLTAKNIRKMLREDSSATYLDTVV, from the coding sequence ATGCGGGCCTCTTTTTCCTGTTTGGCTGCTGCTTTCTTGGCCCCTCTTGTATCTGGTCAGTTTGTAGCTCAGCCTACAGATCTCAAGACTGTCaaagggcctgcaggagtCACCGTCCGATTTAAACAAGTTCCCAACGGGATTTGCGAGACGAATGACAAGGTGAAGAGCTTCGCGGGCTATGTGGACGTTAGCCCAACTCAGCACATGTACTTTTACCTGTTCGAAGCGAGACAGAATGCAGCCGCAGCTCCCATGACGGTCAGGCTGGATGGAGGACCTGGGGCGTCGTCCATGAATGGACTCTTCGGCGAAATCGGCCCCTGCACGATCAATGCCAAGGGAAAGGTGGTCGACAACCCGTTATCCTGGTCAGGCGTGAGCAACTTGCTCTTTGTCGACCAGCCAGCAACCGTCGGTTTTTCATACACCACTCTAGTCAACGGCACTGTAAATcccaagacggccgagatcatACCCCAGCAGTGTACGTTGGCAGACCCGCGATGCGGGACCTACTCGTCAATGGACATCTCCCTCACACCAAACTCGACGACCGAAGCCGCAAAGGTGTTCTACCAGGTAATGCAGGGAATTATGGGCGCCTTTCCACAGTACACATCCAACGGAGTGCATATCACCGGCCAGTCCTACGGTGGCCACTATGCGCCTATTTTTGCCAGCTACATCACCCAGCAAAACCAGCTGAAAGCACCTGGCACTCTCCCGATCCCCCTCAAATCCATTTCCATTGAAGACGGGTTTATGGACACCCGAGTGCAGTTTGGTGCATATTACAACTACTCAGTGTCCCCGGGCAACCCTTACGACATAAAGCCCTTTAACGATACTCTCCAGCAACAGCTCTTTACCAATATGTTCGGTCCCGGCGGGTGTCAGGATCGACAGACAGCCTGCAACAGCAAGCCAGCTGACAAGATCTGCGCAGATGCCGACGCTTTCTGTGTTGACAAGGTTGAAGATTTCTGGGACATCAACGCGCGCCGCGCCGAAAACGATATCCGGTACTTGCTGCCATATCCGTTCCCGGCACCATTTTTCATCGCGTACCTCAACAGAGCCGACATACAAGCAGCTATCGGGGCTTCGAACAACTTTACCCAGGCGTCGGTGCAGACGTCCATGGCCTTCAGCTCGACCGGCGACGACAGCCGCACAGGCGAACTCGTTACCAAGTCAATGGCAAGTCTGCTTCAACAGGGCATCACTGTCGCCCTCTTCACTGGCGACGCGGATTACGACAGCAACATGATCGGCGCCCAAATCGTTGCGGCGAACGTGGGTGCCGCCAACTGGGCCTCGGCCGGGTTTGTGAACTTGACGGCCAACAGCGACGGCCAGATCCCTGGCGAGGTAAAGCAAGCCGACGGCTTCTCGTTCACAAGGCTCTTCTTTGCGGGTCACTTGTCTGCCTTCAACCAGCCAGAGGCCGCGCTTAGAATCCAAGAGCGCGTCATCAAAGGTGTCGACATCGCCACAGGCATGACGTCAATGGCGTTTGGAAAGAACTTGATTACAAAAGGGCCCTTGGAGAGCACGTTCAAGGAGGGCTCGGCAACGGTCCAGACGCAAGTCGTGCCAAAGGGCGCTACCTATGATCCGCACACGCATCTCCCTGTGCTTCCAAAGCTGGCTGCAGAGCAAGAACTAGAGGTCCATCCCCTAGTAGGCTTAACAGCAAAGAACATTAGGAAGATGTTAAGAGAGGATAGTTCTGCAACCTATCTAGACACTGTGGTTTAG